CCCAGCTAACAGAGGGCACAACACAGCCTCATCAGCCTGCACCAGCTCCTCTGGGATCTCCTGATTGACCGACAGCATGTTTCCAGGGCGGGTGGCTTGGCGATGGGGCAACATGCCAGCGCAGTGGCTACCTGCAgagcacagagacaaacagtttAGCTCAGTGAAGCAGGTTATTGGCTGTTGAACACTCATATAGTATTTGGTGGAAGTAAAGACAAGCTCTTGTGCTGCTTTTTCAAACTGATGTCCAACTAGGTATAAACTTGCAGCAGACATGAGTAGCTGAGGTACCTGGGATGACCTGAAGGGCGCCATTCTCTTGCAGTGAGTCATCTAAAGCGAGCCACACAGAGAGAACAGGGCCACCAGCAATACCCCAATATCTGTGACCGAAACAATTACAgttaataaagacaaaatgaagCAAAACTAAACCTctccgtgttttttttttcagtgcatgAATCCACCTCATATCCTGATGCCAGGCCACATATGGAAGTCCAGGTTTAGTTTCTCCTTCTTTGCTCTCCTCAACGTCGGGTTTGAGTGCTGGGTATTTACAGATGAAGCGGGAGTCCAGCAGGATGACATCAGGGCCCAGGACGGCTTTGACCACTTGTATGATTTTAGGATGTTTGGTCAGGTCCCTCACCCACGGATACTGCATGTGAACATTGTGGAGGCTGTACGAGGTGTACTCCTCACCTGGGAACACACAAGCACATATTATACTCACTCGCTGGCACTCATTAAACAAGACAGACACActtcacacaaaaacatggaaagtgAATGTCATATTTGAGTCTATATTGCACACAAAGCCACATTCCTGACAACTAAATTTGATCTTATTAGTTATTACTATCACTCAGTACTGCATTCTTTCTCTTCATCCTCCCTTATCTTTCAGTGCTGCTTACCAAATTCCCTCTCCAGCTCAGAAAAGGCGTGTTTGGCTTCCCTCAGCTCAGTCTCATTCAACACAGGCAGCGCGGAGAGGAAGCCCTGTTGGTTGTAGATCTCCTGCAGTTTAGCCGTGGATGTAGTCATCTCTGTTGGATAGTTTCACTGCTGATGCCTCGGGCTCTCTTCTTCCAAACTTGTGGTGGAGGGTAGAGGCAGGAAAATAGAGGAAAAGGTTAGTTTTAAATATAGTCAATATTCTGTCTGACATTGCATTTTCAATCTAGGTTTTGAGACAAGTCCAATTTTAATTTATGCAGAGtgcagacattaaaaaaagagcaTGCTGACCCAGCTGgcctgatggggaaaaaaaacatctaaccACATTTATTTGGGTCGCACTGAGCACCACCTTGTTCTTCATGCCCTATAAGACCAAATTAACCCTGCTGACTACACCAATCTATTCTATGTTAAGAGTTTACTTGCAAGATGTAAGATCTGTTGACCAAACATTACACTCAACACAGTGGAAAAGGTAAAGACTGAAAACTGTCCTTTAGCCTCCATGATCCTGAACATAAGCACTCGACCTGCAGTGATGCAGAACTGACTTAAAGTCTAATTATAAGATAAAACTGGCAACaccacagtggaaaaaaaacattgagagTGATGTTTTAAATAACTAAAAATGACTGTATAAACACATAAGCAGTATTTTTAAGTTCTATCTATCACTTTATAAAGGTTATATGCTGTTAGTTTAACTTTatgcacatttatttatatatattttcatctgcaaagtaactacaCCTGCAGTAAGTATCATATTGTGTCCATACCTGTCTGCTGTTcagtcttctcctcctctctctgtgagTCTGAACTGGATGCTGCCAAGCTCCCCTGTGGCAACCATTATATACTGCACGGAGCACCTTCTGGAAATTCCTCTTCCTTAATATCTTATGTTTCTCATGTGTTGTCATGCGGGTCTAATCAGCCATTTTCTCATGTGCTCAAATGACATCACACTTCCATATCTTAAAGAAAACTAATTTAACAGGGAAAACCCGTGACTCTGTGACGCACCCTGCCTTTGTATTGCTCTGCAGTCCAGGTGTGGTGGACGTTTATTCACTACAGTAACAtgatactttttcttttcagcaGCTACACGCCAGGCTTGTGTTATCTCCATTTACAATGTGAACGTTATGTTTTACCATCAGCAAACGTCACTGTTATTTGCTTAGATAAAGGTTATTTTTGAAACTGTCTCACTTTGACATCGGTCCAAAACTGATATGACAGATTCATCTTTAGTTCACAGGAAGCCATTACACTATCTGACTAACTTTTCCTATCACCACCACCTTATATTCACCGTTTCTCTTCCTTGTGAGGAACTCAGACAGCTAAGACATGATGACTGATCACAGTACAAACATATTGTGTGCAATAGGTGTGCTATTGCACTAGTGGGTGTACAATACTGTTTAAATAATTAACAACA
This region of Epinephelus fuscoguttatus linkage group LG9, E.fuscoguttatus.final_Chr_v1 genomic DNA includes:
- the zgc:174917 gene encoding L-proline trans-4-hydroxylase, encoding MTTSTAKLQEIYNQQGFLSALPVLNETELREAKHAFSELEREFGEEYTSYSLHNVHMQYPWVRDLTKHPKIIQVVKAVLGPDVILLDSRFICKYPALKPDVEESKEGETKPGLPYVAWHQDMRYWGIAGGPVLSVWLALDDSLQENGALQVIPGSHCAGMLPHRQATRPGNMLSVNQEIPEELVQADEAVLCPLLAGQMSIHDGLLVHASDANTSQKRRCGFVIRYVPTCAYPIQDPDRPRKFAATELACGTDGFNNFSNKTT